Sequence from the Chitinophaga sp. Cy-1792 genome:
GCTTCACATCAAAAGCCTTATGTATCAGGCTTCCCAGCCGGGTAGCTTTCAGACTATGGCCTCCCAGGTCAAAGAAATTATCTTTGACACCGATCGGCGTCCTGCCCAGTACCTGTTCCCAGATCGCTATTAACTGCGCTTCTATGTTATTACGGGCAGGTATATACGTAGTTCCGCTACTTAATCCAAAGTCTTCCGGAGCGGGCAACTGCCGGCGATCTACCTTGCCATTGGCA
This genomic interval carries:
- a CDS encoding phosphopantetheine-binding protein → ANGKVDRRQLPAPEDFGLSSGTTYIPARNNIEAQLIAIWEQVLGRTPIGVKDNFFDLGGHSLKATRLGSLIHKAFDVKLPLKDLFSNSILEQQGVLIAASRKTIFSQIAPAPQQASYPLSSSQRRLWVLSQFEEGSVAYNMPGVYTLT